The Odontesthes bonariensis isolate fOdoBon6 chromosome 19, fOdoBon6.hap1, whole genome shotgun sequence genome includes the window CCACCTTTCAGAAAGTTGTAAAGATGCACAGCTAGGAATTCTAGATATTAGAGTCATCTggtaatttttattttattttttttatataaataaaattaccaGATGCCTCTAATGTCTAGAATTCCTCCGTCACGTACTGTAGATTAACATTTCACCACAAGATTAGAAAACAAAACGTACAAAGATTGGAGGACACGCATTGGAAACTGCACTTTTAGGATAAGATCATGAAGACTAACGCCAGCTGACACTAATACCTGAAATGGGAACGAAAGAACTTGTAATACACTGAGGAAAGTGCGCTGGTTGCCTCAGAGGAATCTTTATCGTGTTTGTTTCCGGATGCTAGTTTTACTGAAATAAAACTTGCTTTATTTATTGAGCTAACAGGTGTGAAACTGAGTATTTATCTGTGCTCATCTTTCTTCTatcctgtgttcttttttttttttctttttttttttttgtctattaaTAATTAAACTGTCAAACAAGCCATTTATATTGTGCGAGTCATTTTCAGTGAAGGTGTACTTTTAAAGTCTTGGTTTTGCTTCTTTAATGGCTTAATACAATTACAAATAATTCTGATGACCAACGCCAAATACTTGAATTCAAAAAGGGGAGTAGTTGATGCATTATTGCTTTCAGGGCCTAAATTGGCTTTAACTTCGTCCAAACTACTTTTCAAAATAAGACGAATGCGGTTTGTGTTGAACCTCTTGATGAAATGCACATGTACAAGATATGACCGATCGTCTTTGCTCCCCTTTGTCATAAAGGCAGATACAGATGTGAAGTAAAGCAGCTGTTACTACCAACCCTGTCCAACTCTGTAACTAAACATCCATAAAACTACAATGGCTGCTAAAACCAAAAATGGACCTCATTGGAGTCTATTGGGGTTACCTGTTGTAGACAGACATGATGGCGCAATATGACATTGgaacatgttgtttttttttttttctctaaagtAATGTGAACCCAACATTTCTTATTTGGACCCAGTTTTACACGAATGAAAACAAAGTTATGAATACTATTTTGGATCTCAGCCATCAGGTTCTCCTAAATGTGACACACTGGAATTTaaggacacacaaaaaaaagtaattacaAGGTGTTGCAGCACTTTTTCAATCAATCTTTTGCAGGCATCTCATATGGTTATTAGATAAAGGGTAACAGATGTAGAATGGGATCAGTAACTCATGGCATTGAGGATAGTATGATCCTATCCCAACCCAACCCtttcatttgatttttaatATCAAGTatgcttaaaaaagcatttaaaaaaaaaaaaaaagacaaacccaAGATTGAAAGTTTGGAAACCACTGATTTATTATTCAGCAATGCTTCAAATGTCataatcactttttttttttccaacaaggTTTATATTCAAGCATGTTGGTACAAATACCCAAGAAATATATTAGATACCTCAGTAAATGCAAACTCTTAACAGAAAGGTTttctaaaatacaacaaaagtaAATTTCCAGTTTCTTTACtcattttaaactttatttaaaaccATGTTTTTTCAACTGACCAATGAGTCTGTCCAAGCGTAGCACAAAGTGGTTAGCCATCTTTGCTTGGAGGGCCTAGCCTTTGGCAGTTGCTCATTTATACCCAATTCTGACACGCACACCTGTCACCAATTACTTTGATAATTGAAGAATCATCTAGAGAGTGTTACTTGTATAATCTATGAACTTTTCTTGGCATCTCTATTGTTTTCAGTGTTGTTgatttgttcatattttctgAATACAATGGAGCTGGGAAAGACAATGAAACTCATCTGCTTCGTGTCTTAAATAAAGGTCCAAATTAATTGACAAATGACTGATTTAGGTACTTGTTGCATTTCATTTAGTGTTGAAAACATGTCTGTTCTCGTGTCTCTCCACAGGAGGTACAGAGGATAAAAAACGACTACAGTGATAGAAAAACAGGTTTTTCTccaaaattacatttttttttttttttttaccatgtgCTCAGCTTTCATTTAGAATAAACCTAATAAGAAGGGCGGCAGCCGTGCTGTGGAAACTACATGTCTTTTTGTACAAAACTTAGTTGTTAACTAAGTAAATCAATAGCACTCGTTTGAAGCTACAACCAGTCGctgttagcctagcttagcattaTAAACAAACATTGCTTTAAACAGTTAGCatagtccaaaaaaaaaacactaaataaaactaATGTAAGAAAGCACTTAAACTGAGCTTTCCAAGTGGTGGCAGGTAGAGTTTGTTTTACTTGCAGcagtttttattctttatgctaagctaagcagCATCTGGCCTCATTTTAACCATCAAAGGAAAGCAAATGTCATCAATAAATGGTCACATTAAAATCAAAGAAGCTTCAAAAAGCTAGTCACAGATTTATTGTCACAGATCATGTTTGTAACATAAGTGTCACTCTGACATGTTAACTGGTGTGATAATCAGCGGCCCGTCATTCTTTCCTGATTTATTAGTGCAGGGGCTGAAGAAGGGGTAGAGATTTTCAGTGAAAATGTCACTGAATGTATAGATGTGGACTTTGGTATCAACGTTGTAAAAAGACACCTGTTGGGTTGAGCACAAAGAGTTAAATTACACAACAGAACTATAGGGAAACACAGACTACCTTTAGCcacacgtttaaaaaaaaatattcatcaaAATGTTCATCATAAGTAGCTATAATCAAAACAGTTATTTAGATATGTTTTCCATCCTGTACCTGTCCTTTCTCATAGTCCACAAATATTCCTATCTTATGAGGTCGTAGGTTCAGATGGACGTCTGTGGATGGTTCACTGCGAAAGGCGTATTTACTCCTGAGGgtagagaaagaaaggaaaagaaaaatgtcaagaCAATTTGCAAGCAAAACCGACCTCCAGGATTTAAGCTTGGTGGCAATGTACTGACATGTTTGTGCTACAATGTGTAGAAGACTGAAACTGCCGTGAACGAATAAGTCAATCAGCACATAAATGTAACTAAAATAAGAAGAACTTGGTGCAATAATTTGTGTATAGAGTGCTTAAATTTTCATTTGCATTCATTTAACTTTGTGTTAATACCCCTATTGATTTTATTCAGCATTTCATTTATTGAATAAATCAAAACGAATTATTCTTGTACATGGCAGCTAGTTTTGTTTCAAATTTGTGACCACAATTCTGTACTGTATTCTCACTCAGTTTGGTTACATTTTGACACCAAAAACTATTGAGTCCAAGTCAGAAAGCGGTCATGATTTGGCTTGAAATATATCTTTCACAACACTAAGCCAGCGAgttaaaaaatgacaaagtgTGTTACATCAGTACTTggggattattttttttacaggttCACTTCCTGGTTAACATAACAGGACTGTCACATTTTTCAAACTGATTACTGTGGACTTGATCACCAACAGTTATGACCAATAATTATATATGGTGTCAATAATGGCTGTGAATAATGAATGTGAATCCTTGCATGTTAGCTGTATAcataaagaaaaacatcttttaaaaatTCAAATGCGCGTGACTCAGCAAATATTCCAGTTTACTGTGGATAACCATCTTGATCTAAACTCACCTGTCTCTTAAACTGAGGAACCAGAAGCCATTGTTTGGGGTATAATCAATCTTTCCTTTCCTGCTGACTGATTGCCTGGCCACACCAAGATCCCAGTCAGTCTTCCCGCCCACCTCCACCTGGTCACCGGAGCCAAAACACGTTTGTGATAAAATACTGAAACTTACTAGAGCCAAATAAAAAGTCTTCATAGAGCTGAAATGTCAAAGTAGACCTAAAGTTTTAAAGGAGATCAGTCTTGCTTTGCAGCAATTTGGTCTTGCAAGAAAATTTTCTCACGAGTTTAATACCATTTTACACAGTGTTCTACTCAGGGTCGGCCGTGGTAATGGCTACAAAAAGGAGAGAGCCTTCTACCTCCCAATAGTGTCTCCCAGAAGAGATGGCCTCCCTCCCCAGGACACAGACAACTCTGTCAAACCTCTCCGGGTAGTCCGGCATAAAATGATGTCGATCCGCACACCTCACCTGTAGAGAACATGCAGATTATCAGTGCCAAACGTTGCACCCTGTATGGCTTCAAAAACAGGGATTATCTCTGAGTGATGAACTACTGAATGCTGCAGTGTCTCACACTTTTCATGTCCTCTGAAAGCATCAGCCTGGGATGGGCAGTATTGGAGTCCAGGGTCACATCCACTGTGTTGAAGAAAGATATAAATAATTCTGCTCTTCTAAACTCATCCTAAACTCCACTTACCTTCTCATTTCATGTCATGGATCTaccatgtttttttaaaaagtctcaCTGGATTGGATTGAATATGTAATACCTTGTCCGTACGTATTATTATGTGCAGCTGTAACTTAAGCAACTTCCCTTCCGGATCAATAAaattttttgcttttatttttaaaaacgtGATAAAGAAAGTAAAATAAGTGTAATATATCTACTCTTGCAATCAAATTTGATCCCATGTGGCTAAATATAGAATTAATTTGGTCCTATGAAAATAGGACAACTGACAGCTGTAAATGTTGCTGTTTATAGTTTCAGTGGGAAATGCACATAAAGTGAAATTTCCACCttttgattaaaacaaaaactgaataTTCATCAGCCACATCTATATCTATTCAGCTCCCCTGCAACAAATAACATTACAGGTCATTCCTGCCCCTGCACTAACTACACTGATTGTTATATTATTGCCTGTAAACagtaatgaaaatgaaaaaattgaGACGCTACGGCAAATATTTGAGTAAGTAGCGCTGTAAGATTGTTCAGTTTTTCTTATACTGTATGTCTGTCGTGAATGTGAGATTTCTGATGGCACTTTAGGATTTCGCAAGGCCCATGAACTTGAAAGAAGAATCCACACAAATGTTTTTAGGTTTATCAGTGACACAAACTGGGAGGGTTAGGAATGACTGTTACATACGTGCATACTCCTGCACTCTCTTCACccctgcaacaaaaaaaaaaaatatatatatatgaatattaCACACTGTTACAGCTAACTGTTAGAGCTTAGTTTAAGGTGAAGGGCAGATATTGTCACCAGTTTTCGTGACGTGTAAACATTTAGGGTGGAGAGGTATGGAGAACTAAAACTGCCACAATctgaaaaaaatacatacagGGCTCAATGAATGAGTTAATATGATGATAAATGCTTataattaagtaaaaaaaatcatttatgcAATATTAGATGTGATGTGAAATGTGCAATAAGATAATTTATTTGCttaaatatataatttttttttaactgcatttgtttaactttgtttacatccctatttatttacattaccaTTTAATGCCAATTTGTTTTTGGTATTGTATGTAGGAAATTTGTTGTTTGTTATACCTCTATTTATTTAAGTATTCTTTTCACATACATAGTCTTGCTCGATAATTTGTTGttataatttaatcatttattttttattcaaattttgcTCTCTATATAATTTATGTACATGTTTCCAAGCCCATTTGTTtaccatgttttctttttacatttttctgtttcGGTTTGTGCATCCTGTatgcatttctgctttattacgCACATGAGCAAggctcatttgtttttctgattaTGGCAGCGTCAGTCCGCCACATTAAGGGATTGAACTCACTGGGCTGCATTCGGATTGGACTCGGTTCCTCTACTGGGGCAGGAAAACCTGGACACAAACAACATGAAGTATCAGTAGTTGGAACAAGTTTATCTAAACTTCAATTCATGGTTATAGAGAAAATTCGATGTGAAAACATGGAACTTAACTGAACTTGGATCAACTTGCTAGTCTAATCAGGTATCAAATGTATTCCATGCGTCATAATTAAGAGCTCAGAATACATTCTGCCACTAGAGGACAGTGTTTAATTGTTTACAATGTATCAAACTATAGTTTCTGACCACCAAAacttaataaaatgtgttttttcaatGCACAAAAATGATTTTATACTGGGAAAACACTCAAGACAAAATGTAGTCCGTGTTGTAGGGGAATTTCTTCAAATACGCCAGTTATTTAACAAACATTTCCTGTTCTTCCAGTGTTCTTTATGGTCTGTTAATATTGGAAAAGAGCCACAGGTTTCACATTGCACTGACCAGTTTCTAAAACAGTCTTCAGCTCTTCCTGGAACTTTTCCACCAGACCTGCCAGAGATCTGTAGACCGCGGCTGTTCCCAGGTCAGAGTTCAGTGACACCCCGGACCAGTCTTTGGCAGGTGGGGTTCTGGAGAGGATGGGGAATGTCTGGGaacaaaacaagaataaatAAAGGAGTATCAGAGGTGTCCTCTTGACTTAACTTACTAAACCTTACAGTCTCACCAACCTTGACACAGTGTATCTGGTCGTCTGATTGGCCGAGCTCGATGAGAGCCTTTTCTCTCTTCTGGAGCTCTTCAACCTCCCGCTCCAGCTGTCGTATCATCGTGTCAGCATGGTGCTCTGCCGCCCTTCTGCTgatctccatcacctccatcagctCTGCCTGAGAGCGTTCAATGGCGGAAGCCAGCATGGAGAACAGACACACACTGCCTGCCGTCTCCCTGTCCACCGCCCTCTGGTAAGTTTAAACACGTGATTTAAATCTGTGCTGCACTCACCCTGTTTTCATGCTTTCTGGCTGCATACAAATCCATTGGTTTGGTGCAATCTCCAAATCAGAGTAAAGCTTTCATCGATAAATTCTGGATCAGATTTGTCACTGGGACTATAAGCAGTTTAAACTTTGAATATCTTATCTTGAAAAATAATGGCTACGTGTTATGAAATAATCCCTAAAATTAGGACGTCATAATGTAAAAATTTAAAGTAAACTTGAATAAGATGTGGTGAAACTGGATAATTTGGCCAATGGACAGAGCCATCCAGTAAAAACATGTATTCATTCACTCCAAGATTAGAGAATTGAACTATTTCAAATTTTTTGGGAAAATGAGTAATGATAATAATTGTAGTCTAAGATTCTAGCACAAATgacgacaaaaaaaatacaaaaatgattGACCAAGAATAAACATATTCATTTataaatcaataaaattgtaaatgaataaaagaatgaaaccttttttaaaaattttaaaataaatattacagTTTTGAATATACTCATCATATCAACAAGGCTAATTGATTAGCAAAAACCCTGTTTGAGCTTggaaacaccccccccccccctttttttttcaatttctaaAGATTATACACGTAtacaaaaaccaaaacacttgttattgcaacaaaaaaaatggtTCCCAATAGacccaaaataaatatataccagtccaaaaatgtttgaaaacgCTAAAGTTGAGGTAAGATGCCTAaagttctgtttagtttttttcatgaatcaaccatgaaacaaaaaaaaagcgaaAAAATCTTCAGCAAAAAATCTGATAAAACCAGACATTATATCCCAGATATTAAGTCCCTGTCCCTGTGAAAGTTTGTTGAGGAAGCTGATGCGTGTGCAAGAAAAGCTGACGGAAAATGGAGGACAGCAGGATTTACAGGTTTAAATGTGCAAGTGTGGTAGATTTACAagaaagtgtgtgtgcgtgtgtgtgtgtgtgtgtgtgtgtgtgtgtgtatgtgcgtgtctGTTTACCTCCATTTCAGTCACTGACATCCTGATCTCTTCTATCTTGCCCATTCGCTGAAGGATCATCTCCTGGATCTCCTGCTCTGACACCCTCAGCTGTTCCTACAAACCCACACATGGTCGTGTTTTTTGTCACTTCAAGGGCATTACACCCGCTGACCTACGCTGATTTTTATGATGACCTGTCCTAACCCACTAATTGCCCAACATAACCTCTCAGCCAGTCGAACAGGTTTATGTCCCCACAACACAAGTAACACAACTGCACTCAAACACTAGtagcacaaaagaaaaaacactcaATTGCTcctttttatgtttattttaattgttttatggAAATTACTTCTTCTTGTTGCTCCATCACTTCCTTTGTTACACCTCTGTTACGTTTTCAGTGATGTGGTGTGGCTAAATTGATACTTGTTTCATTATTTGATCCATCACTTTGGTTCAGCCTTAAAAGCCTTAAAAATGACCATTTTGATGACCATGAAGCATTTTACCAACAGAATTGCTCCTAATAACTTTGTTGATgccatgtatagcactttgtgctacattttaatgtataaaaagtgctttataaataaagtttgacttgatttgatttgatttgattgactTACTTTGAATTCTGAATACTAATTCTTATGACTAATGAAGTTCGTATCAGACCGTGTATTTATAAGCAAGTGTTAACATACTAAAAGAAGACAGAGAACACTGTGAGCGTCACATCTGCTTATCATCAACATGTAATAGTGCTGGATTTTACCatttgagcaggtgcaaactaGTCTCACACATGGCTCCAAACTCCTATTACAGTTTGAGCACACAGTGCAGGCCAACTCCGAATAAAATGGTCGTGAAATTATCAATGTGAATCTTATTCAACTTGACTTTGAAGCTCTGCTCAAAATGTTCCACAGCACACGCATAGGATTTAAAGAgacattttatgaaaaaaatgaactaaaaagctaaaaaaatgaatgaataatacaacacaaaaacacaaaattaccCTGAAAACAACTTGATTGAGCCATTTAACTGGACTGCTGTCCAAACATTTGGAGACATTCTGCCtcctctaactttctctgtgggggATCAACTTACATGTAAGTCTAGCCAAATTCACTTCACAGACATTGACTTCACGTTGCTTGAAAGGTGATTTATTTTCAGATGACGCAGGGGTTCCAAGAAAGACATTCTTGATGTCACACGTCAACCATCAGCCGCGTTGTAATTATTTGTCAATGTACTTCCTCTTACAGCCATTGCTCTTTGTTAAAGAATGATATGCTAACTCCCCCAAATTTGAATGATTCACTCCAAACATCAATATGTTCTcggtctctttctctgttttgctCTCTAACCTTAGTTTTCATCCATTCAGTCTCAACCGTCACAGTGTCGTGATCGTTGTGATCCTCGGTCTCACACTCGGGACAGATACACACCTGGTCGGTCCTGCAATAAACCTGGAAGTAATGAGAGAGAGAGTGTTGCACATTATTCTTAAGTACTTCTCAGTAATGAGTAATGATAACAGCAGATGTGGTGACGCTCAAACACAAAGCATGCAGAGCCACGGGAATGTGAAAGCGATCATTGTTTTCCAGAGGTCTTTTACCAGTATTCCCCTCTGGTGGATGTCACACAAAGGGAGGTCCTGGTTGCTAGCAGCCCCACTCAGAGTGAACCTTCTGCGGCTGCTGGAACGGGAGCTCGGGTTCAGAGGTGGAGGATGAGTGGGGGGGTGGTCTACACTTGTCATGGTAGTGTGGTTCGGGAACGATGACGCCAGTGAGTTTGCATTGTGTGAAAGCAATGCCGAGATGGACACACCTGCAAAAGTAGAAGATACAACAAAAAGTCAAGGAAGCTATCAGCTGCTGTGTGTTGGTAGTCAGTCCACCTCTTTAACACTTTAACACTTTGACACGAAATATTTCCACAACtactgcagagaaagagtgtAAGATCGTTGTGCAGAACTTGGGAGGTTTTATATTAGGCTAACAGCAATTCCAAAGCAGTGTTAACATTCCCACAGAGCTGTGTGgttgaagctgctgctggattACATGACTTACATGTTTTCCATGCTTTCTTTGACAAATTGAAAACATCTGCCCTGAAAAAGATCTTCCAAGTTTTTCACTTTGTTCCTCAACAGTCTAGGGAAATCATTTCATACTGGAGATGAAATATTTAGTAATATCACGCGTTATGTCATGAAATTAAGCATTTTTTTGCACTAAGCACCCGCATCTGTGAGTGTATCCAGATTTGACTTTAGATTTTGCATATTTTTTCTATCTATCAATATTTTCAAGTTTTTATTTCTTCTATTCGGTAACTTTTAAGGTAGGAAGAAGTTAATTATGGAAAACTGAGGCCAGTTTTGGAAGTGGAGCACCAAGACTTCACACTTTACTAGAATGTCACTGTTTTGTGGTTATGTCTGCTTCCTCTATACAGTCTTATGATGTCATTAATCCAGGGGAAATTTTGTTGTTCTTACTGTGTCAAAGGTTGGTTAATTTAACATAAACCTGAATGCTGAACAGGGAGAAAAATTGTGCACTGATAGATTACAATTATCTACTGTTGTTGGCTTACAAACCACATTCATTTTGATCAATACGCCTGAAAGTAAAATTTTAAAACGTAATTTGCAGTTATAACATTGTAACATTGTATAGCCACAGTTTGATTTACAGAAGCTTATCAGTGTTGACATAACCCTTGTTGGAAAATTATTGAGTTACAAAATGGTTGAAGCAATGGAACACAAAGAGAGTGTTGTGTGAGATTGTGTGTCATTTGATGCGTTCATAAAGAATCAACTAATGTCCCGTTTATAAAATTACGAACATGAAAATTGAATAGTTTCACTGATAATATTGAATGCGCAAACAAAGGTGTTCCGTTATATAACTTAAATCAATTATCTATCAGTCACTCGGAACACTTTGGCTTACTCTGAGGAGGACCATCAGTGGTTGAGATGGGTATCTTTGGCAAAGGTCGAGGCAATTTCTTCCTCAATTCATCATATAAGCTATCTTGTATgcttccatctcctcctcctccttttcttcccCTCTTTTCTCTTCCCGCCACTCCTCCACCTCTCATGGATTTGAACTGCTCGGTGATCTCGCGCAGCGTCCTGTTGATCTGGAGGTCCGGTCGCTTCTGGAAGGTCTTCTTGCACAGAGGACACTGGCAAACCTGTGGGAGGAAGGATGGAGAGATGGATGTGGTTaaaaagagcaaagaaaagaCTCAAGAGAAGGCATGCACAGACGAGGGGAAGCGAGGAAAGAAGgaaagttaagaaaaaaaagacagagaaaaagggaaagaatgATGAAAGAGAAAGCAAACTGTGGAAGGAAGCCCTGACGCTAACACACCTTAGCTCCATCCCAGTATCTGTTGATGCAGGACATGCAGTAGCTGTGGCCACATGGTGTGGACGAAGGGTTGGTGAACACATCAAGGCATATGGAGCACTGGAACTGCTCATCAGACAGGAAACTGCCATGTAAAGACATCCTGTAACAGAAGAGGGAGAAACTCTGATCCAAAATTCCccagaaaaccaaaacaaagtgGAGAATCAGCTTTCAGTGCGACTTGAATTAATCAACCCACTTGAGTCACTTGGATCTGAGCTAGAAAATCATTTAAACAATCGTTAAGTTGACAAAAAAAAGGTAACAACTGAGTATTACTTACAACGATGCACTGGGAGATTGgatcgaaaaagaaaaagttttcagtgcaatctgttggtttccttagctaggaaattgtttttgaattggctctatatgaacaaattggattattttatgaataattatgattacaatgaattgaattccaattggcttgaattggactttataatctaagtgccttgagatgacatttggtgtatttggcgctatataaataaaactgaattgaattgaattggcttTGTAGACCCCCTtatagcagcaataacttgaaaTAATTGTTTTATGTAGGACGTCATCAGTCTGTCACattgttgtggaggaattttggcccaaTCGCTATGTTGCTGCAGTGCATTGAGGTTTGTTTCTGCACTGCTCTCTTTAGGTCCCACCAAAGCATTCAAGTGTTCAAGTGTGACATGTTCAGTCGTTTCTCTTTCAGAAATTCTGCTGTAGacttgctgctgtgcttggAATCATTGTCCCAGCTGGATTTTTGGGATCCTGCGTGAcctagtttcagccaagctttagctgttggACCGATGCCCAGGCTGCAAAGCAAGCCCAAATCATCGTCCCTCCACCCCAGCTGGTTTGAGCTGATATGctgtatttggtatttgttccagaagtcttgtggtttgccCAGAGGCAACTTTGCAACTTTCTCATTCTACGCAACATGTTCATGCTGTGAGCTGCAGTGAACAAGAGCCAAGAGTGTCAGCCCTCACCATGTGAATGTTTTAGTTATATAAACTGACTGCTGTGACAGGGACACAGAAAAGGGGTTTGGAAAGGGATGAATGATTATCTAACAAGCTCTTTATTTTATGTAACGTCGTCAATCAAATCCGAAGGGTCAGTGCTGAGATGTGgtgttttgtgtcaaaacaaggCAAAAGGAAAACTTTTGAAGGAGAGATAAGGAAGGCCAGGGTGGTCAAAAAAGAGCTTTAAGGAGCTTAAGCTGAAGTTATGAGAGATAAATTGAAACATTATGCAACACAAACCTATCTCCATTTGTCACCACAAATCAGATTGGGATGGTCAGAGGACGTCAGGAATGAAGTGGTGCAAGATTCTGTCCTGCACTGTCACGTACAGAATGTTCAAACACATGCAGATATTTTTGTATTGGTAACAATTATATGAGCCAACACATTAATTCAcataatacatacatacataaagagTATTCCCCATGATTTCACTATATATTTCTGCTTATCCATGTTCAGTGTTATGGGAGGGGCTGATAACTATAACTGCTGCTTGATAGTTTAAGCATTTAACAATATACACCCATACTTTAAATATCACTTATTCAAAAGAGTGTCACATTTCTATGTTGTCTCAGTATTTTCCTCACATGAACAATCCGCATGTTTTGGAAGGACTGTGTTGAAATACAGGCGTCAAAGTGGAAACCCAGTTTAACAAAAGTGAATATCTGTATTTTCCATGCAAGCCATTCAAAATGACCCGTGAACACCAGAGCTTACTCGCTTCTGTTTGCCTGCATCCTGGTTTCACATGGTGgaactgcaaaaaaaactgggaaaactgtggccaaacaagccatacttttCTAATTCTGCTGTTGTGAACTTTagcatttaacatgctaactgaggcctgtagagtctgagatgaagCTGTGGGGTTTTCTACAATTTCTTTGATCGTTGCAAAGTCTGACCTTAGGGTGAACTTGCAAGGATGTCCACTCAGCAACTCTCTTTAATTGGTTTTCTACTTGTTAAGGCCCTGttacactgttgcgtatgagagaagcgtatgagttgcgtatgaatattaataatataatttttatacgcacgaaaagtccttgaaaataaagaattgtgcgtatacttaccgtattgaacctatgagtagcgtatgagtagcttatggtcagcgtattgacagcgtatggccagcgtatgtcagcgtatgaacaacgtataaccagcgtactctgcgtatgactagcgtatgagtagcatatgaactgcgcatgcccagcgtacgtttcaacgcgcctatatcagcagcctttccacattgctccattattgcagtagacgacgtgCTATC containing:
- the LOC142369287 gene encoding E3 ubiquitin-protein ligase TRIM21, whose translation is MSLHGSFLSDEQFQCSICLDVFTNPSSTPCGHSYCMSCINRYWDGAKVCQCPLCKKTFQKRPDLQINRTLREITEQFKSMRGGGVAGREKRGRKGGGGDGSIQDSLYDELRKKLPRPLPKIPISTTDGPPQSVSISALLSHNANSLASSFPNHTTMTSVDHPPTHPPPLNPSSRSSSRRRFTLSGAASNQDLPLCDIHQRGILVYCRTDQVCICPECETEDHNDHDTVTVETEWMKTKEQLRVSEQEIQEMILQRMGKIEEIRMSVTEMERAVDRETAGSVCLFSMLASAIERSQAELMEVMEISRRAAEHHADTMIRQLEREVEELQKREKALIELGQSDDQIHCVKTFPILSRTPPAKDWSGVSLNSDLGTAAVYRSLAGLVEKFQEELKTVLETGFPAPVEEPSPIRMQPRVKRVQEYALDVTLDSNTAHPRLMLSEDMKSVRCADRHHFMPDYPERFDRVVCVLGREAISSGRHYWEVEVGGKTDWDLGVARQSVSRKGKIDYTPNNGFWFLSLRDRSKYAFRSEPSTDVHLNLRPHKIGIFVDYEKGQVSFYNVDTKVHIYTFSDIFTENLYPFFSPCTNKSGKNDGPLIITPVNMSE